The following are encoded in a window of Amaranthus tricolor cultivar Red isolate AtriRed21 chromosome 2, ASM2621246v1, whole genome shotgun sequence genomic DNA:
- the LOC130805236 gene encoding subtilisin-like protease SBT1.6 codes for MAKLHFLFFLFFLASTSAQQPEPKPETRKTYIIRVDNSQKPTIFPTHYHWYSSEFTSESSQILHTYDTVFHGFSAVLTPSQADNLNNNPSILAVFEDRRRELHTTRSPQFLGLRIQRGLWSESDYGSDVIIGVLDTGIWPERRSFSDQNLGPIPKRWKGECETGEKFGPENCNRKIIGARFFSKGHEAAFPGIGVANTTSSLEFKSPRDADGHGTHTASTAAGRYSFKASMNGYASGVAKGVAPKARLAVYKVCWKNSGCFDSDILGAFDSAVNDGVDVISISIGGGDGISSPYYLDPIAIGSYGAVSRGVFVSSSAGNDGPNTMSVTNLAPWITTVGASTIDRNFPAEIVLGNGKKITGVSLYAGKPLKNKLYPIVYPGKTGTLSVSLCMENSLDPVEVKGKIVVCDRGSNPRVAKGVVVKKAGGVGMILANGVANGEGLVGDAHIIPAVSVGSNEGDLIKSYASSPLATATINFKGTVVGIKPAPIVASFSGRGPSGLNPEILKPDLIAPGVNILAGWTDAVGPTGLDIDSRRTEFNILSGTSMACPHVSGAAALLKSAHPDWSPAMIKSAIMTTASVTDNQMNHMTDEAAPGKASTPYDFGSGHLNLDQAMDPGLVYDLADEDYVNFMCAIGYGPKTIQVITRAPEICNRKALPENLNYPSIAVLFPTSNTGVSRKTFIRTVTNVGDDVIAVYKVQVNSPGKGITVTVKPSTLVFNEKVKKLSYTVTVSADSKNMNLGDTGAGFGSITWVDGKHVVRSPIVVTQVTPL; via the coding sequence atgGCTAAACTccattttctcttctttctcttctttctcGCCTCAACTTCTGCTCAACAACCCGAACCCAAACCCGAAACCCGAAAGACCTACATAATTAGGGTTGATAATTCTCAAAAACCTACAATCTTCCCCACACATTACCATTGGTACAGTTCTGAATTCACATCGGAATCTTCTCAAATCCTTCACACATACGACACCGTTTTTCATGGCTTCTCCGCCGTTTTAACCCCGTCACAGGCTGACAATCTCAATAATAATCCCTCCATTCTCGCCGTTTTTGAAGACCGTCGTCGTGAACTTCATACTACGCGTTCTCCACAATTTCTTGGACTCCGAATCCAGCGTGGATTATGGTCCGAATCCGATTATGGATCCGACGTCATTATCGGAGTCCTTGATACGGGTATTTGGCCTGAGAGACGTTCTTTCTCCGACCAAAACCTGGGCCCGATTCCTAAACGCTGGAAAGGTGAGTGTGAAACGGGTGAGAAATTCGGCCCGGAAAATTGTAACCGTAAAATAATCGGAGCTAGATTCTTTTCTAAAGGACATGAAGCCGCCTTTCCTGGGATTGGTGTTGCTAATACGACGTCGTCTTTGGAGTTTAAATCTCCACGAGATGCAGACGGACATGGGACTCACACTGCCTCAACAGCAGCTGGAAGATACTCATTTAAAGCAAGTATGAATGGGTATGCTTCTGGGGTTGCTAAAGGAGTAGCTCCGAAAGCCCGATTAGCCGTTTACAAGGTTTGTTGGAAAAATTCGGGTTGTTTTGATTCGGATATTTTAGGCGCTTTTGATTCTGCGGTTAATGATGGTGTAGATGTTATTTCTATCTCAATCGGTGGTGGAGATGGGATTTCTTCCCCATATTATCTTGATCCGATTGCAATCGGATCTTATGGAGCGGTTTCCCGTGGAGTATTTGTTTCTTCATCTGCTGGTAATGATGGGCCGAATACTATGTCGGTTACTAATTTAGCTCCATGGATCACTACCGTTGGAGCGAGTACAATTGATCGGAATTTCCCAGCTGAGATTGTGTTAGGAAATGGGAAGAAAATTACTGGGGTTTCACTTTATGCAGGCAAACCTTTGAAGAACAAATTGTACCCGATTGTATACCCGGGTAAAACGGGTACTCTATCCGTTTCTTTATGTATGGAGAATTCTCTGGACCCAGTTGAAGTCAAGGGTAAAATTGTGGTTTGTGATCGTGGGAGTAACCCTAGGGTTGCTAAAGGTGTTGTAGTGAAAAAAGCTGGTGGCGTTGGGATGATTCTGGCTAACGGCGTTGCTAACGGTGAAGGATTAGTTGGGGATGCTCATATAATCCCAGCCGTTAGTGTGGGATCTAACGAAGGTGACTTGATTAAATCCTACGCTTCATCGCCGTTAGCTACGGCGACGATTAATTTCAAGGGGACCGTTGTTGGGATTAAACCAGCCCCGATCGTGGCTTCATTTTCGGGTCGAGGACCCAGTGGGTTAAACCCGGAGATATTAAAACCTGATTTAATAGCTCCGGGTGTTAACATCCTAGCCGGTTGGACCGATGCTGTCGGCCCAACCGGGTTAGATATTGATTCGCGAAGAACTGAATTCAATATCCTTTCCGGTACTTCAATGGCGTGCCCCCATGTCAGTGGTGCCGCCGCTTTGTTGAAATCGGCGCATCCTGATTGGTCGCCCGCGATGATCAAATCAGCCATTATGACAACAGCCAGTGTTACCGATAATCAGATGAATCATATGACTGATGAAGCAGCTCCGGGAAAAGCTTCCACGCCGTATGATTTTGGGTCGGGTCATTTGAATCTGGACCAAGCAATGGATCCGGGTTTGGTTTATGATCTTGCTGATGAGGATTATGTGAACTTCATGTGTGCAATCGGGTATGGACCCAAGACAATCCAAGTTATCACTCGGGCTCCGGAGATATGTAACCGGAAAGCATTACCGGAGAATTTGAATTACCCATCAATTGCAGTGTTGTTTCCGACATCCAATACCGGAGTTTCTAGAAAGACCTTTATTAGGACGGTGACAAATGTAGGAGACGATGTTATCGCCGTTTATAAGGTTCAAGTGAATTCTCCGGGGAAGGGGATAACGGTAACTGTAAAACCGTCAACTTTGGTGTTTAATGAGAAGGTGAAAAAATTGAGTTACACTGTGACAGTTAGTGCTGATAGTAAGAATATGAATTTGGGTGATACGGGTGCGGGTTTCGGGTCAATTACTTGGGTTGATGGAAAACATGTGGTTCGGAGCCCCATTGTAGTGACCCAAGTAACCCCGTTGTAA
- the LOC130805237 gene encoding protein EARLY-RESPONSIVE TO DEHYDRATION 7, chloroplastic-like has translation MDENSLSEQPKSAMETTEELLIKIPSTIIHLIDNQQSIELAYGDLELILLRQNDENIAVLARIKDQLQWPLTKDESVLKLDNSHYFFPLSSNDDVLNYGLTIPSKGQDQLLKKFDSVLEKYSEFKEERVEVEIEGEAREWWVVAREMGPEEMKRDEGKREKMEESAAAYWTTLAPNVEEYSGSIARMIAEGSGMVVRGILWCGDVTVERLKWGNEFLRSKLGNRESDAQVSLQCLRRIQRVKSMTKRSEDAATAILSGVIKVSETITGSIVNSSVGKKFFNMLPGEIILASSDAFQKICDAVEVAGKNVMSTSSLVTTDLVTERYGEEAARATNEGLDAAGHAIGTAWTVFKLRKAINPKAALKPSTLAKAAAGKVKKAL, from the exons atggATGAAAACAGCCTCTCAGAACAACCCAAATCCGCCATGGAAACAACAGAAGAGCTCTTAATcaaaatcccatcaacaatcaTCCACTTAATAGACAACCAACAAAGCATCGAGCTCGCATATGGCGATCTGGAACTCATCCTACTCCGTCAAAACGACGAAAACATTGCCGTTTTAgcaagaatcaaagatcaactCCAATGGCCATTAACAAAAGACGAATCAGTCCTAAAACTAGACAACTCTCACTACTTCTTCCCCTTATCATCAAACGACGACGTTTTAAACTACGGTTTAACAATCCCATCCAAAGGACAAGACCAACTCCTCAAAAAATTCGACTCTGTTTTAGAGAAATACAGCGAGTTTAAAGAAGAGAGAGTAGAAGTAGAGATAGAGGGTGAAGCACGTGAGTGGTGGGTGGTAGCAAGAGAAATGGGACCGGAGGAAATGAAGAGAGATGAAGGTAAGAGAGAGAAGATGGAGGAGAGTGCGGCGGCGTATTGGACGACGTTGGCGCCGAATGTGGAGGAGTATAGTGGAAGTATAGCGAGGATGATAGCGGAGGGATCGGGGATGGTGGTCAGAGGGATATTGTGGTGTGGGGATGTGACTGTTGAGAGGTTGAAATGGGGGAATGAGTTTTTGAGGAGTAAGTTGGGGAATAGAGAGAGTGATGCTCAAGTTAGTCTTCAGTGTTTAAGGAGGATTCAAAG GGTGAAGAGCATGACAAAAAGGTCAGAAGATGCAGCAACAGCAATATTGTCGGGGGTTATAAAGGTGTCTGAGACTATTACTGGCTCTATTGTAAACTCTAGTGTTGGGAAGAAGTTCTTCAACATGCTCCCTGGAGAAATTATCCTGGCCTCTTCTGATGCTTTTC AGAAGATATGTGATGCTGTTGAAGTTGCTGGAAAGAACGTTATGTCTACCTCTTCACTTGTAACTACAGATCTCGTTACAGAGAG GTACGGAGAGGAAGCAGCAAGAGCAACAAATGAAGGGTTGGATGCAGCGGGACATGCAATAGGAACAGCTTGGACAGTGTTCaagttaaggaaagctattaatCCTAAGGCTGCTTTAAAGCCTTCTACCCTTGCTAAAGCTGCTGCTGGAAAGGTCAAAAAAGCATTGTAA